Below is a genomic region from Catenuloplanes atrovinosus.
GTCTCCCCGTGGCGGCTGTGGTGGACGCTCTACCGCCAGCTCGACGGCGACCTGCTCACCGAGGACGCCACCGCGCTGGTCATCGACGACGCGAAGGCGCTGCAGGCGCTGGACTTCATGCGCCGGCTCTCCGTCACCGACGCGGTCGCGCCCGGCCAGATGCTGCTCTCCGGCGCGGTCGCGCTGTTCGGCAGCGGCAAGGCCGCGTTCCTGTTCAACGGCGAGTGGGAGGTCACCACCTTCCAGACGCAGAAGACGCCGTTCTCGATGGTGCCGTTCCCGGAGGTCTTCCCCGGCACCAGCACGGACGGCATCGCGCGCACCCAGGCCGACTGCCACACCTTCGTGCTGCCGCACCAGCGGGGGCGCACGGCGGAGGGCAGCCGGGCCGCGCTCGACTACGTGCGGTTCATGCTCGACCGCAGCGTGGACTGGGCCGAGGGCGGGCACGTGCCGGCCTGGCTGCCGGCCACGCGCAGCGCGGAGTACCTGGCGCTGGACCCGCAGTCGCGCTACCGGGACGCGGCCGCGACCGCACAGCTCGATCCGCCGGCCTGGTTCAGCGGCTCGGCGTCCAACATGGAGACCCTGGCCGGATCGGCGTTCGGCGCGGTGCAGGCCGGCACGCTCACCCCGGAGGCGGGGCTGGCCCGGTTCAAGGCCGACATGCAGCGCCTCATCGACACGCCCGCACCGGTCTAGGGAGGCAACCGATGGCCGTGGAGACGGTTGACACGCCGGTGCGGGACACGGTTCCCACGCCGGCACGCGGGGAACGATCACTCACCGGGCTCTGGTTCGCGCTCCCGTTCCTGGTGATCTACGCGGTCTTCATGATCTGGCCGATCCTGGCCGGGCTGTGGAGCAGCCTGTTCAACACCAGCCTGGCCGGCGGCGACGTCGAGTTCCTGGGGCTGTCCAACTACGCGGAGCTGGCCCGGGACGGCGCGGTCTGGGACTCGCTGTGGAACACGATCTACTTCACGCTGCTCAGCACGCCGCCGCTGGTGCTCGTCGGGCTGGTCATGGCGCTGCTGGCGCACCGCGCACGGCGTACCGGCTGGTTGTTGCGGTTCTCGTTCTTCATGCCGTTCCTGCTGCCGGTCACCGTGGTCGCGCTGATCTGGCTGTGGATCTACCAGGCCGACTTCGGGCTGCTCAACGCCGCGGTGCAGTGGTTCGGCGGCGGCCGGGTCGCGTGGATCAACGATGAGCGGACCGCGATGTGGGCGGTGGTGATCTGCACGCTCTGGTGGACGGTCGGCTTCAACTTCCTGCTCTACCTGGCCGCGCTGCAGGGCATCCCGCGGGAGCTGCACGAGTCGGCCGCGGTGGACGGCGCGAGCCCGCGCCAGCGGCTGTGGCGAATCACGCTGCCGCTGCTGCGCCGCACCACCGGGCTGATCCTGGTGCTGCAACTGATCGCGTCGCTGAAGATCTTCGACCAGGTGTACCTGCTGAACGAGGGCGCGGCGGCGCCGATCACCCGGCCGCTGATCCAGTACGTGTACGAGCAGGGCTTCACCTCGTACCGGATCGGCTACGCGAGCGCGATCTCGTACCTCCTCTTCCTGATCATCATGCTGGTGGCCTTCGCCCAGTTCAAGATCTTCCCGGCCGGGAGGGACGACTGATGCGCACCCGTCTACCGCTCTCACTCCTCGGGGTCGCGGTGGCGATCCTCTGGCTCATCCCGCTGGCCTGGGCGATCGACACGTCGATCAAGCCGGAGGGGGAGACCACGCGGGTCCCGGTCACCTGGATCCCGGACGTGTTCACGCTGGACGCCTACCGGGACGTCTTCACCGCCAGCGACGTGCCGCTCTGGCTGCTCAACAGCCTGGTGGTGGCGACCGGCGTGACCGTGCTGACGCTGGCCGCGGCCAGTCTCGCCGCGTACGGCTTCTCCCGGCTGGACTTCCCCGGCAAGAACTGGCTGTTCGCGCTGATCCTGGCCGGCATCATGGTGCCGCCGCAGGCGCTGATCGTGCCGCTGTTCCACCAGATGCAGTCGCTCGGGCTGATCGACACGTACTGGGGCATCATCCTGCCGCAGCTGGCCGCGCCGGTCATCGTCTTCATCCTGAAGAAGTTCTTCGACGGCCTCCCGCGCGAGTACGAGCAGGCCGCGGCGCTGGACGGCGCGAGCCGGCTGCGGATGTTCTGGAGCGTGGTGCTGCCGATGTCCCGGCCGGTGCTGGCCGCGGTCGGCGTGTTCACGTTCGTCGGCGCGTGGAACAACTTCCTGTGGCCGTTCATCGTGATCAGCGACCCGGACCTGATGACCGTGCCGGTCGGGCTCGGCACCGTGCAGAGCTCCTACGGCCTGCGGTACGCGGAGGTCATGGCGTCCGCCGTGATCGGCGGCCTCCCCCTGGTCGTCGTCTACGCGTTCCTGCAACGGCACGTCATCCGCGGCGTCGGCGACGCCGGACTCAAAGGTTAGGAGTCTTCCGAAGTGCAGCACGCGACAGTCACGCTCGACCCCGCGTTCACCGTGGCCCCGGTGCGCCGGCGCACGTTCGGCTCGTTCGTCGAGCACCTCGGCCGCTGCGTCTACACCGGCATCTTCGAGCCCGGCCACCCCGCCGCGGACGCGGACGGCCTCCGCCAGGACGTGCTCGCGCTGGTCCGGGAGCTGGGCGTGTCCATGGTCCGCTACCCGGGCGGCAACTTCGTCTCCGGTTACCGCTGGGAGGACGGCGTCGGGCCGCTGGACCGGCGGCCACGCCGGCCCGACCTGGCCTGGCACACGATCGAGACGAACCGGTTCGGCACGGACGAGTTCCTGCGCTGGTGCGGGCGGGCCGGCGTGGAGCCGATGATGGCGGTCAACCTGGGCACCCGTGGCGTGGCCGAGGCCGTCGACCTGCTCGAGTACACCAACCACCCGGGCGGTACGCACTTCTCCGACCTGCGCGCGGCCAACGGCAACCCGAAGCCGTACGACGTGCGGCTCTGGTGCCTCGGCAACGAGCTGGACGGGCCGTGGCAGGTCGGGTTCAAGACCGCCCGGGAGTACGGCCGGCTCGCCGCGCAGACCGCGCGCGCCATGCGCATGCTCGACCCGAACCTGACGTTCGTGGCCGTGGGCAGCTCCGGCTCCGGCATGCCCGAGTTCGGCGCGTGGGAGGCGGAGGTGCTCGCCGAGACGTACGAGGAGGTCGACCTGATCTCCGCGCACGCCTACTACGAGGAGGTGGACGGCGACCTCGGCTCGTTCCTGGCGTCCAACCTGGACATGGAGCACGTGATCCGCGCGGTCACCGCCACCGCGGACCACGTCGGCGCGCGGCTGAAGTCCACCAAGCGGATCGGCATATCGTTCGACGAGTGGAACGTCTGGTACCTCAGCCGCTTCCAGAACCAGCCGCCGCCCACCACCTGGGAGACCGCGCCGCGCCAGCTCGAGGACGTCTACCACGTGGCGGACGCGGTCGTGGTCGGCAGCCTGCTCATCTCGCTGCTGCGGCACAGCGACCGGGTCGAGGCCGCGGCGCAGGCCCAACTGGTCAACGTGATCGGCCCGATCTTCACCGAACCGGGCGGGCGCGCCTGGCGGCAGACGATCTTCCACCCGTTCGCGCAGGCCTCCGCGCTGGCCCGCGGCACCGTGCTGCGCGTCGCCGTGGACTCGCCGGTCTACCAGACGCCGAAGTACGGCGACGCGCCGCTGGTCGACGCGGTCGCCACCCGGGACGACGACACCGGCGAGGTGGCGCTGTTCGTGGTCAACCGGTCGATCGACCACCCGGTCCGGCTGACCATCGGCACCCGCGCGTTCGACCGCGACCTGACCATCGGCGCCGCCACCGTGCTGGCCGACGACGACGTCTACGCGACCAACACCGCGGACGCGCCGGACCGGGTGGCGCCGCGCCCGCACCCCGGCGTCACGCCCGGCTCGCTCGACGTGGTCCTCCCGCCGGTGTCCTGGAACGTGGTCCCGCTGTCCTGAGGCGTCTAGTTTTCAGGGATGGACACCGCACTTCTGCGCGGTGCGCTCGAGATCGAGCGCACCGCGCACGGCCTGCTCCCCCACCGGCTGCCCGGGTGGGCCCGCGCCCAGGCCGACGACCCGCAGCTCGCCATGGTCGAGGCCGAGCCCTCCGGGGTACGGCTCGCGCTGCGCACGGCCGCGACCTGGATCGAGCTGGACACGCTGCCGCTCCGGTGGAGCTACACCGGCGTGCCGGCCCGCCCGCCCGTCGCCTACGACCTGCTGATCGACGGCGTGCTCGTCGCGCGCGCCGTGGCGGACGGCGGCGACGACGTGGCGATCGACCTGGCCACCGGCGCGCGCACGCACACCACCGGGCCGGTCGCCACGCTGCGCTTCGACGGGCTGCCGGCCGGCGAGAAGGACGTGGAGATCTGGCTGCCGCACCGGGAGCGGACCGAGCTGCGCGATCTGCGCGCGGACGCGCCGATCGCGCCGGCCACGGACACCGGGCGCCGGGTCTGGCTGCACCACGGCAGCTCGATCAGCCACGGCTCGAACGCGGACGGCCCGTCCACCACCTGGCCGGCGCTGGCCGCCCGGGCCGGCGGCGTCGAGCTGATCAACCTGGGGTTCGGCGGCAACGCGCTGCTCGACCCGTTCACCGCGCGCGTCATCCGGGACACGCCGGCCGACCTGATCAGCGTCAAGATCGGCATCAACGTGGTGAACGCGGACCTGATGCGGCGGCGGGCGTTCCGGCCCGCGGTGCACGGCTTCCTGGACACGATCCGGGACGGCCACCCGGACGTACCGCTGCTGGTGGTGTCGCCCATCCTCTGCCCGATCCACGAGGACACGCCGGGACCGGGCGCGTTCGATCCGGACGCGCTGGCCGAGGGCCGGATCGCGTTCCGCGCCACCGGGAATCCGGCCGAGGTCGCCGCCGGCCGGCTGACGCTGCGCGTGATCCGCGAGGACCTGGCCCGCGTGGTGGCCTCCCGCGCCGACCCGCGACTGTCCTACCTGGACGGGCTGGAGCTGTACGGCGAGGCGGACGCCGCGTCGCTGCCGCTGCCGGACCGGCTGCACCCGGACGCGGCG
It encodes:
- a CDS encoding extracellular solute-binding protein translates to MNRRQVLLGAAAVMGAAACGAPSGNDRLRYWNLFGGGDGVRMVELIDAFAASRPDLDVKASTLTWGPPYYTKLSMAAAGGRAPDVAILHLARLSSFAPGRLLDPFPQELLTAAGITPDRFLPAIWDRCVVDGQVYAIPLDTHPFVMYYNTELCRRLGLIGAGGDLVPLRGADDLVAAWSEARKLTGGYGLVLDTFGVSPWRLWWTLYRQLDGDLLTEDATALVIDDAKALQALDFMRRLSVTDAVAPGQMLLSGAVALFGSGKAAFLFNGEWEVTTFQTQKTPFSMVPFPEVFPGTSTDGIARTQADCHTFVLPHQRGRTAEGSRAALDYVRFMLDRSVDWAEGGHVPAWLPATRSAEYLALDPQSRYRDAAATAQLDPPAWFSGSASNMETLAGSAFGAVQAGTLTPEAGLARFKADMQRLIDTPAPV
- a CDS encoding carbohydrate ABC transporter permease is translated as MAVETVDTPVRDTVPTPARGERSLTGLWFALPFLVIYAVFMIWPILAGLWSSLFNTSLAGGDVEFLGLSNYAELARDGAVWDSLWNTIYFTLLSTPPLVLVGLVMALLAHRARRTGWLLRFSFFMPFLLPVTVVALIWLWIYQADFGLLNAAVQWFGGGRVAWINDERTAMWAVVICTLWWTVGFNFLLYLAALQGIPRELHESAAVDGASPRQRLWRITLPLLRRTTGLILVLQLIASLKIFDQVYLLNEGAAAPITRPLIQYVYEQGFTSYRIGYASAISYLLFLIIMLVAFAQFKIFPAGRDD
- a CDS encoding carbohydrate ABC transporter permease, which codes for MRTRLPLSLLGVAVAILWLIPLAWAIDTSIKPEGETTRVPVTWIPDVFTLDAYRDVFTASDVPLWLLNSLVVATGVTVLTLAAASLAAYGFSRLDFPGKNWLFALILAGIMVPPQALIVPLFHQMQSLGLIDTYWGIILPQLAAPVIVFILKKFFDGLPREYEQAAALDGASRLRMFWSVVLPMSRPVLAAVGVFTFVGAWNNFLWPFIVISDPDLMTVPVGLGTVQSSYGLRYAEVMASAVIGGLPLVVVYAFLQRHVIRGVGDAGLKG
- the arfA gene encoding arabinosylfuranosidase ArfA, encoding MQHATVTLDPAFTVAPVRRRTFGSFVEHLGRCVYTGIFEPGHPAADADGLRQDVLALVRELGVSMVRYPGGNFVSGYRWEDGVGPLDRRPRRPDLAWHTIETNRFGTDEFLRWCGRAGVEPMMAVNLGTRGVAEAVDLLEYTNHPGGTHFSDLRAANGNPKPYDVRLWCLGNELDGPWQVGFKTAREYGRLAAQTARAMRMLDPNLTFVAVGSSGSGMPEFGAWEAEVLAETYEEVDLISAHAYYEEVDGDLGSFLASNLDMEHVIRAVTATADHVGARLKSTKRIGISFDEWNVWYLSRFQNQPPPTTWETAPRQLEDVYHVADAVVVGSLLISLLRHSDRVEAAAQAQLVNVIGPIFTEPGGRAWRQTIFHPFAQASALARGTVLRVAVDSPVYQTPKYGDAPLVDAVATRDDDTGEVALFVVNRSIDHPVRLTIGTRAFDRDLTIGAATVLADDDVYATNTADAPDRVAPRPHPGVTPGSLDVVLPPVSWNVVPLS
- a CDS encoding GDSL-type esterase/lipase family protein, with the protein product MDTALLRGALEIERTAHGLLPHRLPGWARAQADDPQLAMVEAEPSGVRLALRTAATWIELDTLPLRWSYTGVPARPPVAYDLLIDGVLVARAVADGGDDVAIDLATGARTHTTGPVATLRFDGLPAGEKDVEIWLPHRERTELRDLRADAPIAPATDTGRRVWLHHGSSISHGSNADGPSTTWPALAARAGGVELINLGFGGNALLDPFTARVIRDTPADLISVKIGINVVNADLMRRRAFRPAVHGFLDTIRDGHPDVPLLVVSPILCPIHEDTPGPGAFDPDALAEGRIAFRATGNPAEVAAGRLTLRVIREDLARVVASRADPRLSYLDGLELYGEADAASLPLPDRLHPDAATHRLIGERFAARVFGADLWPTGTT